The Pararge aegeria chromosome 8, ilParAegt1.1, whole genome shotgun sequence genome window below encodes:
- the LOC120625886 gene encoding esterase FE4-like: MDTWLLKMKYGKKLVLFSLFIMNLVDEPAPEVTIEQGILSGKTSRCGTFFEYTGIPYAKSDNNTRFQAPGPPPSWNGVYRAVEDFHMCPQNTLFGILGTEDCQKINIYVPASLKNEKPRAVMVYIYGGAFLFGSGGKIIYGPRFIVRKDVILVTFNYRLALLGFLCLGTKEVPGNAGIKDQLAALRWVKKNIAAFGGDPDNITVFGQSAGAVSLSFLVASEATNGLFKRAIIQSGSSVSNWSINRKPIWIASLLAKTIGHNTEDPNKLYDIFSKMDYKDLIALKAKKPTGMFYDTGLLQLPCVENFIPGVEPVITDLSYNIFSNKTKDIDIMIGTASNEGIFLAPTESEEILHSRNGRYLFASDLQFPSEREAMTVAKKVHKFYFGDDLISSKKIHNVSNLYSQLYFEMPAILETEYRLIRSKSNVYNYIFNYQGSRNLLKLTSGYWYEDGATHGDELFYLFDGDLFPMVFGDDDRKMVDQMTTLWTNFAKYGNPTPETSDLPFRWKPSEKDNLKFLYIDRESKMGPMRSPQDYRLWKDIYSKYRNAHVT, from the exons ATGGACACTTGGCTCTTAAAGATGAAATATGGCAAGAAGCtagtattatttagtttatttattatgaacttAGTCGATGAGCCGGCGCCGGAAGTAACGATTGAGCAAGGGATTTTGAGCGGTAAAACAAGTAGATGTGGGACGTTTTTTGAATACACTGGGATTCCGTACGCAAAGTCAGATAACAACACGCGATTTCAG GCACCAGGTCCGCCTCCATCATGGAACGGAGTTTACAGAGCAGTTGAAGACTTCCACATGTGCCCTCAAAACACTCTCTTTGGAATTTTGGGCACTGaagattgtcaaaaaataaacatatatgtacctGCTAGTCTTAAAAACGAAAAACCACGCGCTGTCATGGTTTATATCTATGGAGGAGCATTTTTATTTGGAAGTGGAGGCAAAATCATCTACGGTCCACGATTTATAGTCAGAAAAGACGTCATTTTAGTAACCTTTAATTATAGACTTGCATTACTAGGCTTTCTTTGTTTAGGAACAAAGGAAGTTCCTGGAAACGCTGGTATCAAGGACCAATTAGCAGCTTTAAGATGGGTAAAGAAGAATATTGCTGCTTTTGGTGGCGATCCAGATAATATAACAGTATTTGGACAAAGTGCTGGGGCTGTCTCACTCTCATTTTTAGTAGCCAGTGAAGCAACCAATGGTTTGTTCAAAAGAGCAATTATTCAAAGTGGCTCATCAGTGTCTAATTGGTCAATAAATAGAAAACCGATATGGATTGCTAGTCTTCTAGCTAAAACCATTGGTCATAATACGGAAGACCCAAACAAATTATAcgatatattttctaaaatggaTTACAAAGATCTTATTGCATTAAAGGCAAAAAAACCAACGGGAATGTTTTATGATACCGGACTTCTTCAGTTACCTTGTGTTGAAAATTTTATTCCAGGGGTAGAACCGGTTATAACTGATTtatcatataacattttttctaataaaactaAAGATATTGATATTATGATTGGAACTGCCAGTAATGAAGGGATATTTTTGGCACCAACAGAGTCTGAAGAAATACTTCATTCAAGAAATGGACGGTATCTTTTTGCTTCAGATTTACAATTCCCGTCTGAAAGAGAAGCGATGACTGTAGCAAAGAAAGttcacaaattttattttggcGATGATCTtataagttcaaaaaaaatccaCAATGTTTCGAACTTATACTCTCAGTTATATTTTGAAATGCCAGCAATTTTAGAAACGGAGTATCGGCTGATTAGAAGTAAATCTAAtgtatataactatatttttaattatcaagGTTCGAGGAATTTACTTAAATTGACCAGCGGTTATTGGTACGAAGATGGTGCCACTCACGGTGATGAACTCTTTTATTTGTTCGACGGAGATTTATTCCCAATGGTTTTTGGAGATGACGACCGTAAAATGGTTGATCAAATGACAACATTGTGGACAAACTTTGCTAAATATGG AAATCCTACACCAGAAACCAGTGATCTACCATTCAGATGGAAGCCGAGCGAAAAAGACAACCTAAAGTTCCTTTATATAGATAGAGAGTCCAAAATGGGTCCGATGCGTAGTCCTCAAGATTATCGGTTATGGAAAGATATCTACAGTAAATATCGAAA